The segment AGCAGGCGACTCATAATCGCTTGGTCACTGGTTCAAGTCCGGTAGGGGGGACCATTTATTGAGATCGCATTAAGCGGTCTTTTTTATTGCCTTTTTCTAATGTGTTTTAGGCGTTATATCCTTTCAACAATTCATCCCAATTTTCTTCATTGAATTGAATATTCATTCTGCCGACTTCTTTGACAAAAGAGCGGTGTAATCTTTCTAGGTTGCCTTGTTTCCAAGAATCTCCTGATTTTTGACCGCACTTATCGAAATCAATGAGCCAACATTTTTGTTCAGTTTCGAGTTGTTGCACGAGAATATTATGAGCATTGAGATCCGTATGGCAAATTTGCAAATCATGCAACTTACGAATTAATTTACCGATAGCTTGCCAGATGTCATTCGGTAGTTGTTGAATTTGTAAAAGTACGGTCAGATCTTGGGCATTTTCGATCTTTTCAATCAAGATATCTGCTTGGTAACAAATCCCTAATTTGCCTTTTTTAACACGTGCAGCGATTGGTTTTGGTACAGCTA is part of the Haemophilus parainfluenzae ATCC 33392 genome and harbors:
- a CDS encoding 3-deoxy-D-manno-octulosonic acid kinase, whose translation is MLEFQQDNQFFLFNLTEKPTEPASFFESAFWEKQQRITGSAKGRGTTYFLNTKDLFGVNTALRHYYRGGLWGKFNKDRYRFQSLSETRSLAEFQLLNQLHQAGVAVPKPIAARVKKGKLGICYQADILIEKIENAQDLTVLLQIQQLPNDIWQAIGKLIRKLHDLQICHTDLNAHNILVQQLETEQKCWLIDFDKCGQKSGDSWKQGNLERLHRSFVKEVGRMNIQFNEENWDELLKGYNA